The segment ACCCGCCGGGCGAACGTCACTCCGACCGGTACCGCGGCCGCCGTCCCGAGCAACAGCGCGCTCCGCCAGCCGTAGCGCGCGCCGATCGCCGCCGCGAGCACCGGCGCGGAGAGCCCCGCGATCGGACTCCCCGTGACGTGAAGCCCGATCGCCCGCCCGGTGTTCGAGAAGAGCCTCGTGAGCAGCGTCGTCGCCACCACGTAGTGAAGCCCGGCGCCGGCGCCGAGGACGACCGCGAACAGCCCGAACAGCGCGAGCGACGGCGAGAGCGCGAGAAGAAGCGAGCTCACCGCCGTGATCGAGACGGCCGTCAGGATGACCCGCCGCTCGCCGTAGCGATCCGCGAGCACTCCCGAGGGGAACTGCGAGAGCGCGTAGGCCGCCCACATCCCCGAGAGCGCGAGCCCGATCGCCCCGGTCGAGGTGTCGAAGTAGCTCTCGATCTCGGGGACGACGGGGCTGATCACCAGCCGCGCGACCATCGTCGCGAAGAACGCGAACGTACACAGGACGAGGACGGTGTAGCGGTACTGCCAGCGGCTCACGTCGGGGGTTGATTCGAGCGCCGCTAAAGGGTGTGGAAAGCGGTGATCCGTCGGGTCAGTCGAGCCGTCGTCCCTTCGGGACCACCGACCGGAGCTCGCCGTAGAGGTAGAGCCCGACGCCGAGCGGCTCGCGTCCGCCCGCGAGGTCGTGGGCCGCGATCAGGTAGCCCCAGTCGCCGTCCCACTCGAGCTCCTGGTCCCGGCCGCGAACGAACGGCTTTGCTTCCTCGGGGGTGAGTTCGACGACGTTTCGTTCGGCCAGCCGGCCGAAGCGCTGGGCGGCGTTCGTCGTCGGCTTCCAGTGTTCTTGACGGGTGCGCAGGAACGTCATGCCCAGCCCCTCGATCCCGACCGGCGAGGGGAGGTCGCTCGCGAGGATCCAGACCTTGCCCGCGCCCTTCTCCCAGAACGTGTAGCCCTCGAACGTCTCGGGAGGGATCGCGAAGCGCTCGTCCCACCACTCGAGGACCTCCTCGCGCGTCGCCCGGCCCTCGTCCTCGCGTTCGTCGGCACTCGCGGGCAGCCGGTCGAAGCGGCTTCCGTCGTTTCCCTTCGATCCGTCGCTCA is part of the Halalkalicoccus sp. CG83 genome and harbors:
- a CDS encoding DUF7122 family protein, encoding MSDGSKGNDGSRFDRLPASADEREDEGRATREEVLEWWDERFAIPPETFEGYTFWEKGAGKVWILASDLPSPVGIEGLGMTFLRTRQEHWKPTTNAAQRFGRLAERNVVELTPEEAKPFVRGRDQELEWDGDWGYLIAAHDLAGGREPLGVGLYLYGELRSVVPKGRRLD